Proteins from a single region of Bacteroidota bacterium:
- the cas2 gene encoding CRISPR-associated endonuclease Cas2 yields the protein MSPSTERLNAYRVMWTLVMYDLPTETKKDRKAAARFRKNLLQDGFSMFQFSMYVRHSASSENADVHRKRAIGSLPEHGKVGILQITDKQFGQMEIFYGQKPQELPDIPQQLELF from the coding sequence ATGAGCCCTTCAACCGAACGCCTAAACGCCTACCGGGTTATGTGGACACTCGTAATGTATGATCTTCCGACAGAAACCAAGAAAGACCGGAAAGCAGCAGCACGTTTCCGGAAAAACCTGCTCCAGGATGGATTCTCTATGTTCCAGTTCAGCATGTATGTGCGCCATAGCGCCAGCAGCGAAAACGCGGATGTACACAGAAAAAGGGCAATAGGATCACTGCCGGAACACGGGAAAGTGGGGATATTACAAATTACGGACAAACAATTCGGGCAAATGGAGATATTTTACGGACAAAAACCGCAGGAATTACCCGATATACCCCAACAATTGGAATTATTTTAG